The Anopheles maculipalpis chromosome 3RL, idAnoMacuDA_375_x, whole genome shotgun sequence genomic sequence aaaaaaatcttccttactAATATATTATTACACGGTCTTGGTTTCCCTTCATGCACTTCATAAAACGGTCACAAAACTGTGACTTGCGGTCGCGCTCTCGTGGAGGAACGGTAACACAAATTGAGGTGTGACTTAGCACCAGACGCGCATCATAAAAACATCGCCCTACGCTTTTTTCAAGGAGAAAACTGTGGGTCGCCACTTTcaacttttttctttgtttgtttatattttcccTTAAACATTAAACACATCTTGCAGCTTATCGTGATAAGTTAAATTAGTTATTCTTTATGTGTCTAGCTTCCTCCAATTTcattatgttttttcttcttttatttatcgTCTGCCACAATGCCACATACGCAATAGTCTCTTAGTTCCCTCTTAGTTTTGTAACGCGgcttcatttgtttgttgtttgctcccTACTCGCGCGTGCTATACGTAATAGACATATACACACATCAGGATGGTACGGAATTCGATCGATGACTTTGTTTTTCTGTGATTTGAGACTGATGCTGCCTTTTGTGTGAATCGCTGTTTGATGAACGATTCCACAGcaattaaaatgcataaattCAAGCACGTTACGGTTTAACGTACgttagtttaaaaattctttccagTGTTGCTCTAGTGGCAGAGCATTTGCACTTGGAATGAGAACACGGACAGTAGACGGTAGGTTccatttgttgttgctgcgagACTAAAAACATAAGACGAGTCTATCAGTTCAGGCCGAAATAAGAGATAATACAGTACAAGAAGAGTGGCATATTTTGGGTTCATCTAAGACCTTTTATCTGTGTCTCCAACTGTTCTACATATATTTGGAGTGAGACAAGTACTATTTGGTAGcctagtttttcttcttcttcttggcttaatgactttccaggtcatgccggtcatcgagTTGCTTACTAGACCTGCTGAtaaccacgcagttggatagtcagtccttaacTACGagggtacggtccggatgagatttgaacctcggttcagccgtatgaagaccggcgccgctatcgcATCACCACCCTTGCCGCCCTGGTACTCTAGTACGGTGAATTAATTTATCTATGTTCAGTTCTAGAAAATGGGGAAACATTAAAGTCTGCGTCATATCGGTAGCAATAGCTACACACTTCTAGTGTCTATTGAACGGGATAGAGATTTGATGGATAGCGAGCAGGAGAGTGTGATCGCTTGGGGACAAAtaacacaaagagaaaaacccCGAACATTAAATGGAATAAAGGTAGACGGTGTGATCCTAACGCTAATTCCTATGTACCTAGCAGTCCAATATTTGAGATCGCAACATCATGGCACATCATCCTGAGGGTGGATGCTGTTTTGAGCTGgttttacttgtttgtgtgATGAATGGAAATGAAACCGGTCTCTCTCGCTCGATCGCTTCATCACTGTTGTCCTGTATCCTAAGAATGAGGCTTCTCGAATCTCGAAATGAACACTCATCGCGGGACTGTTTTGTATTCTTAGCTATATACTACTGGTTGTTAAAACggtcaaaaaattaaaaaaaataaaaaactggTACGTCTTATCCTTCGTGGTAGGACGATTGCATTAGTGCGTTCTGTGGCAGCATTATTGggtcaccaccaccggcaacaCCATTCCCAACGGACTGTACGGTAGGCGAGGGTGAACTGAAACCGGGCTGAAAGGAAGTGATGCCTCCTCCTCCCCCTGTCCCACACTGTTCACTCGTACTGCTAGCCACACTGAGGATACTACCACTATGGCTTGGTTTCCGTCCAATCGGTGGCATTCCTGGAGTGGTGGGTTGTAGTATTATCGGTTGATTTCCGGTAACGAGCGACTGTGTACTATTCTTTGGTATGTGCTGTGCTTGACGATCAAGCTCGGACGCTAGATCACTGCTTCCGGGCAGCGACGATATGGAGCTTCCGACTCCGGCGACCGCATCGATACGGTTCCGACTGTTACGCCCCGaaccgtgatgatgatggtgatggtggtgccgATGTGGATCCTTTGGAGGGCGTGCTTTTATTTCTACCCGACCGGCGGCACCTGCAGGATACCCGGGACTGTTTATACCCATACCGGCGAACTCTCCACCGGATCCGTCCAACCCGTACTCGTGCCCACTGTCGATACTTTTCCGTGGCAAGCTAAAATTTTTGTATCCTTGCGGATGCTGTCCACCCatcggttgctgttgctgaccgTGGGAATGGTGCTGATGGGCATGGGCATGATGGTTGCCGTGATGTTGCGCTGGTTCCTGCATCGAATGGATGCTTTTGTTACTTCGACTGGCGCTTGCATTATGATAGAAGCTACGGTTACTCTGCGTCTCGAACTGATCACCAGCCGAACTGGCGGATTCATCCATCCGACCATTGCCGTTGTTGCTTCGGTCTAGTGAAtggtgatgctgatggtgctgatggtgtGGCCGAGCGGTAGCTGAATGTGGTGGCCCAACTTGTGATGATTGttgcaactgctgctgctgttgttgctgctgctgatgctgtaaTTGATTCGTCCGTAGGATTTTCTCACGCTCCAACgaatggtgatgatgtttGCGCTGTTGTGGTTGAGAAAGAagcggttgttgctgttgctgaagcTGCTGATCTGATCGTCCCTCTCCGTTGCGGCTTAGTGAGTGATGGCTGGATGAGGACGACGGCGTGGCAATATTTAGATTACCCTGCGAGGACATTCGATTCGTGTTGACGCTTAGCATTGAGCCCTTGCGATTGAAACCTCcttgttcgttttgttcaGCTGGAGCAAAGACAAGGCGAAATTAATGTTACAGGGAGTGACATTTATTTGGAATGTCGCCTAAAACTTACTTCTCTTCTGTGCCTGATACCAGATCTTTAAGCGATGGCCAATCTCCGGGAACGTTGGTCGACGTACAGCTTGTTCGTGCCAACATTCTACCATCAGCGAGTACACTGCGCTAGGGCAGGATTCTGGACATGGTAACAGTTGTCTAGCGCGAACCATGTTGATAACTTCTTGGTTACTGTATCCATAGTATGGTTGCAAACCGTAGCTGTAGATTTCCCACAATACCACACCGAAAGACCATACATCACTCTCGGTCGTGAATTTACCATACAGAATAGACTCCGAAGGCATCCAGCGAACAGGAAGGAGAGATTTTGATTGAACACTGCAAATAATAAGAGAGACAATAGAATCATCAGCAATTCCTTGACCAGCGTGGCTCTTTGAAACACTCACCGATAGTAATCAGAGCTGTAGATATCCCGCGACAGTCCAAAGTCAGAAATTTTTACCGTCAAACTATCCCCCACCAGACAGTTCCTTGCAGCCAAATCGCGATGCACATAATGATGGCTCGCCAGATACTCCATACCGTCGCAAATCTGCTGTGCAATCAGCAAAAACTGCAGCTGGCTCAACGATTTACCCTCGTTCGGAGAATTGGCAATCAAAAACTCGTGCAAATCACCCTGTGCCATATACTCGAACAGCATGCAGAGCGGTTCCTCCTTCAGCACCACACCCAAGATGCAGACGATGTTGTCGTGCTTCAGGTCGGATATCAACTCGATCTCGCGCTTAAAGTCGGCTTGCGTTTTCGCGCTCGCATTCTCCTTCAGTGCTTTCACTGCGACGAAGATTCGCTCGCCATTTTTCTGCGTCAGTTCACCCTTGTACACCTTGCCGAACGCGCCCTCGCCCAGCTCCTCGACGAACCGCACGTCCTGCAGCGTGTACTGGGGAACGCGCGAGATGCCGTTGTTACGCGACTGTGACGACTGGCCAGGATTGCCACCGTTACCGGGCTGCCCGGTCGTCAGGCCCTGTATACCACCATTTTCGGCGTTCCGACTAGCGGCCCCGGTTGACGATTGGTTCGCTATGAGAGAGGTCATCTCGATCGGGGAGTTGAGCCGTGAGTTGCCGTAGATGTTTTTGTCCGCGTTGGGAAGATTGATCTGGAAAGAGGGATTAAATTAAAGAGGGAAGTTTACGGACGAAAGGAGTGCGCACGGGGCGGAGAACTTTAAAGAACGTACATTTTGGATGTTGGAGACACCATGCTTGCGATACTTTCGACA encodes the following:
- the LOC126563520 gene encoding tyrosine-protein kinase transmembrane receptor Ror translates to MLKVIYILTIAGCLHSPVTFGREQQNHYTSDTSNGLTFTPSGGTAGYARTAGNGGSIGGSYSTNAKFNRRKKTEKLHQDGGSNGMQYRDEEDTIEPGVCQVYTGATCEHYLRNQTVFVTPDITMDTLEERLKAAYGVIRESKDMNANCRVYALPSLCYSILPLCRTPELTNHQYFANRAAAEAARRAATIGRGKFKSHEKKNNRKQLLLKAGLLSTPVPGHEITMGNGSPFNGTQTTTERLRVYFSGGVTPDLGGRFFDGDIVTENSLPSRREGESRRGRRSAQSNDYRYVHPGEEVSVLSYTSSSSGPKKSYPPTRNTENLRRICRNDCELLENELCQKEYAIAKRHPTIGQKLPLEECDDLPLQKSVDGTILNGIGGLGSSGDMECMRLGIDLDIKPDDDCYWENGASYRGIMDRTKSSKICMRWSKLMHTMSEFPHLAGHNYCRNPPHAGPMDAPWCYVDMQKTIEYCDIPKCSERMWMYIIIGFVAVISPLFIGIGVFCCRKYRKHGVSNIQNINLPNADKNIYGNSRLNSPIEMTSLIANQSSTGAASRNAENGGIQGLTTGQPGNGGNPGQSSQSRNNGISRVPQYTLQDVRFVEELGEGAFGKVYKGELTQKNGERIFVAVKALKENASAKTQADFKREIELISDLKHDNIVCILGVVLKEEPLCMLFEYMAQGDLHEFLIANSPNEGKSLSQLQFLLIAQQICDGMEYLASHHYVHRDLAARNCLVGDSLTVKISDFGLSRDIYSSDYYRVQSKSLLPVRWMPSESILYGKFTTESDVWSFGVVLWEIYSYGLQPYYGYSNQEVINMVRARQLLPCPESCPSAVYSLMVECWHEQAVRRPTFPEIGHRLKIWYQAQKRTEQNEQGGFNRKGSMLSVNTNRMSSQGNLNIATPSSSSSHHSLSRNGEGRSDQQLQQQQQPLLSQPQQRKHHHHSLEREKILRTNQLQHQQQQQQQQQLQQSSQVGPPHSATARPHHQHHQHHHSLDRSNNGNGRMDESASSAGDQFETQSNRSFYHNASASRSNKSIHSMQEPAQHHGNHHAHAHQHHSHGQQQQPMGGQHPQGYKNFSLPRKSIDSGHEYGLDGSGGEFAGMGINSPGYPAGAAGRVEIKARPPKDPHRHHHHHHHHGSGRNSRNRIDAVAGVGSSISSLPGSSDLASELDRQAQHIPKNSTQSLVTGNQPIILQPTTPGMPPIGRKPSHSGSILSVASSTSEQCGTGGGGGITSFQPGFSSPSPTVQSVGNGVAGGGDPIMLPQNALMQSSYHEG